The DNA sequence CGTGCGCACGTAGTCCGCGCCCAGCAGCGGCAGGGCTTCGGCCTCGAACGCGCGGCCGTCGACCTCCACCTTCACCCGGGAGTCGGCCGCGAGGTTCTGGTACCAGTCCGGGTCTTTCGCGGCTCCCACGTTCGACGCCACCACCAGCAGCCGGTCACCGTCCCGGTGGAACATCATCGGGACGGTGCGCGGCTTGCCCGAGTTGCGGCCCGTCGTCGTCAGGAGCACGAGTCGTTCGCGGTGCATGCCGTCCACCTCCTCGCCCGCGCGGAACTGCTCGATCACGCGGCGGTTCGTCTTGCGCTGGCCCATGCTCAGCGGTCGTAGTAGCGGGTCGGCGGCTCCTGCTGCTGCTGGTTCCACTGCCGGGTCGGCGGCGGCTGCTGCTGCCCCGCCGGCGGCGCGGCCGGCGCCGTCGAGCGGCGCCGGTGCAGGGTGCGCGCGCTCGCCGCCATGCTGCTCACGATCGCCGCGATCACCAGGCCGATCACCAGGTTGATCACCGCCGTGGCGATCTTCGCGCTCGGGGCGACGCTCAGCGTCAGCGGCAGCACCACCGCGATCAGCGTCACCAGCACCATGATCCAGCCGAAGAACTGGGACGGCGCCGGCGTCGCCACGCTCAGCAGGTGCATCAGCCCGGTCGCCAGCAACGCCACCGCGGCGGCCACCACTGCGTACGTCGTGGTGCTGGCGTTGCCCCAGACGCCTTCCCCTTTTGGGGCCAGCACTTCGACCTCGAAGATGCCGCGGGCGATCAGCAGCCCGACCACCGCGACCAGGGCCGCGACCACCGCCGTCGCCACCCCGCCGGCCCACAGCC is a window from the Amycolatopsis sp. NBC_00355 genome containing:
- a CDS encoding nitroreductase/quinone reductase family protein; this translates as MGQRKTNRRVIEQFRAGEEVDGMHRERLVLLTTTGRNSGKPRTVPMMFHRDGDRLLVVASNVGAAKDPDWYQNLAADSRVKVEVDGRAFEAEALPLLGADYVRTWTELEKHYPFLAEHREKAKRSIPIVELSEED
- a CDS encoding DUF6069 family protein; translation: MSDYYGNTPQDVRPGIDARRLWAGGVATAVVAALVAVVGLLIARGIFEVEVLAPKGEGVWGNASTTTYAVVAAAVALLATGLMHLLSVATPAPSQFFGWIMVLVTLIAVVLPLTLSVAPSAKIATAVINLVIGLVIAAIVSSMAASARTLHRRRSTAPAAPPAGQQQPPPTRQWNQQQQEPPTRYYDR